The genome window ATCTCCTTGTTCGGAGCGCCGGTCGCCAACCGGCGCAGCACCGCCAGCTCTCGCGGGGTCAGCCGCTCGGTGGCCGAGCCTCCCCGGTGGACGCCGCCAGCCAGTTTCGAGGCGACCGCCGGCGCGAAGTACGATGCGCCCCCTGCAACCGTCTGAATGGCCGTCCGCAACTCGTCGCTGCTGACGTCCTTGAGCAGGTAGCCGCGCGCCCCGGCCCGCACCGCCTCCAGCACCACGTCGTCAGGGGAGGTCGTCGACAGCACGATCGCGCCGACCGACGGCAGGTCGGCATGGATGCGGCGGATCGCCTCCAGGCCGTCGATGCCGGGCAGGCTCACGTCCATCAGCACCACGTCCGGGGCCAGCTCCAGGGTCCGCGCGACGGCCTCCTGGCCATCCTCAGCCTCGGCCACCAGCGTCAGGCCGGGCATCGAGTCGAGCATGCGGCGCACCCCCTGGCGCACCAGGGCGTGATCGTCGGCCAGCAGCACGCGCACCGGCGTGAGGGCGGGAGTCGGCTCGAACGTGGGGGCGTTCGGCGCCAGCACGCGGACGCGTGTCCCCCAGCCGGGCGACGAGTCGACTTCAACATCTGCGCCGATCAGCGCCGCCCGCTGCTCGATGCCGGACAGACCGAAGCCGCCGTCCTGCGTGGGCATGGAGGCCCGGTGGTCGAAGCCCCGGCCGTCGTCCTCGATCAGCAGCCGGACCGACCGCTCGCCGTAGGTCAGGGCCACCCGGACGCGGCGGGCGTGGGCGTGCTTGCGGACGTTCGAGAGCGCTTCCTGGCCGATCCGAAACAGCGCCGCTTCGATCTCCAGCGAGAGCGGTCGCTGCTCCCCCTGGACGGTGAACGTCGCCTGCTCGACGGCCCCGCCCTGCTCCAGCGAGCGCGCTTCAGCCTCCAGCGCTTCGGTCAGCGATTGCCGCTCCAGCGCGGCCGGGCGCAGCCGCCAGATCGCGTGGCGGGCCTCTTCTACGGCGCGGTGTGCCAGATCGCGCGCATGGCCGATCAGCCCGACGACCCGAGACGGATCGTCCGCCGCGTGCTGCTGGACGGCGTCCAGCTCCATCGAGACGGCGATCAGGCTCTGTGCGAGGCTGTCGTGGATCTCTCGTGCGAGGCGGTTCCGCTCGTCGCTAGCGGCAAGCTCGCGGGCACGCTCGACCAGCCGGGCGTTCTCGATCGCCACGGCGATCTGGTCGGCCAGCGTCTCGAGGAAGGGCACTTCCTCGTCGGAGAAGGCGTTCGGCTGATCGCTGTCGATGCTGAGCACGCCGAGCACCCGCCCACCGACCTTGAGCGGCACGTCGAGCTCGGCGCGGGTCTGCAAGCCCGGCCCCTGGAAGAAGTGCGGGTTGGTGCTGGTGTCGTTTGACAGCTGGGTCAGCCCCGTGGTGGCAGCGCGCCCGCACATGCCGGTCTGGACATGCTGGCGCGCGCCATCTGGGATGTGGGCTGCCCCAGCATTGCCGGCCGCCATCACCAGCCAGTCGTCGTCGTCACGGTCGCGCAGCATGATGCCGACGCTGTGGTAGCCGAAGCGGCTCGCCAGCAGCTCCGTCGTCTCCGAGAGCAGGTCCTGGAGATCGAGGATCGAGGTGACCTTTCGGGCGATCTCCATGACGGTGGCGAGCCGCCGCCCGCGACTCCGCTCGACCTCCAACAGCTGGGCGTTCTCGATCACGATGGCGAGCTGCCCGGCCAGCGCTTCGAGCAGGCTGATGTCGTCTGACTGGAAATCGTCGGGCCGGTCGCTGTCGGCCTCCAGCA of Chloroflexota bacterium contains these proteins:
- a CDS encoding GAF domain-containing protein, whose amino-acid sequence is MVTTPAHDDEHTHPHPRPATLCPEDRLRLMGELARSFSTILEPQLLFERITELLTHRFDFFYTTIMLCQGRDLVVRSAHGRDHGYDARMLGLSCRIGESGVSGWAAVEGRTVVVPDVAAEPRFCWAWADHGIQSAVMIPLMGREGLIGMLEADSDRPDDFQSDDISLLEALAGQLAIVIENAQLLEVERSRGRRLATVMEIARKVTSILDLQDLLSETTELLASRFGYHSVGIMLRDRDDDDWLVMAAGNAGAAHIPDGARQHVQTGMCGRAATTGLTQLSNDTSTNPHFFQGPGLQTRAELDVPLKVGGRVLGVLSIDSDQPNAFSDEEVPFLETLADQIAVAIENARLVERARELAASDERNRLAREIHDSLAQSLIAVSMELDAVQQHAADDPSRVVGLIGHARDLAHRAVEEARHAIWRLRPAALERQSLTEALEAEARSLEQGGAVEQATFTVQGEQRPLSLEIEAALFRIGQEALSNVRKHAHARRVRVALTYGERSVRLLIEDDGRGFDHRASMPTQDGGFGLSGIEQRAALIGADVEVDSSPGWGTRVRVLAPNAPTFEPTPALTPVRVLLADDHALVRQGVRRMLDSMPGLTLVAEAEDGQEAVARTLELAPDVVLMDVSLPGIDGLEAIRRIHADLPSVGAIVLSTTSPDDVVLEAVRAGARGYLLKDVSSDELRTAIQTVAGGASYFAPAVASKLAGGVHRGGSATERLTPRELAVLRRLATGAPNKEIAAALRISENTVESHLRSIYGKLDVRSRTEALRRATEWGIVAV